From the Malus domestica chromosome 17, GDT2T_hap1 genome, one window contains:
- the LOC103425923 gene encoding uncharacterized protein: protein MSSSASKAIVAASVGVVEALKDQGICRWNSALRYAGQQAKSQVRSFSQANNKLSSPSASALSKVRDEKLKKSEESLRTVMFLSCWGPNN from the coding sequence aTGAGTTCAAGTGCAAGCAAGGCTATAGTGGCAGCAAGTGTTGGAGTTGTTGAGGCACTCAAGGACCAAGGGATTTGCAGATGGAACTCTGCTTTGAGATATGCAGGCCAACAAGCCAAGAGCCAAGTGAGATCATTTTCTCAGGCTAACAACAAACTCTCTTCTCCTTCTGCTTCAGCTCTGAGTAAAGTGAGAGATGAGAAGCTCAAGAAATCAGAGGAGTCTTTGAGGACAGTCATGTTTTTGAGCTGCTGGGGTCCCAACAATTAA
- the LOC103425925 gene encoding uncharacterized protein, producing MCGTRGAWIVAASVGAVEALKDQGFGRWSYTMRSVHQHAKSNVRSFLQAKELSPSSSAMVLNKLKSEKKNQAAEDSLRKVMYLSCWGP from the coding sequence ATGTGTGGAACAAGAGGAGCGTGGATAGTAGCGGCTAGCGTTGGAGCTGTTGAggctttgaaagatcaaggtTTCGGCAGATGGAGTTACACCATGAGATCTGTTCACCAGCATGCCAAGAGCAATGTGAGATCTTTCTTGCAAGCAAAGGAACTATCGCCTTCGTCTTCTGCAATGGTTTTGAACAAACTGAAATCCGAAAAGAAGAACCAAGCAGCTGAGGATTCTCTAAGAAAAGTCATGTACCTGAGCTGCTGGGGGCCTTAA
- the LOC103425922 gene encoding uncharacterized protein, with product MLISFIKHLNIHNHYQKNSEYPKERKEIMSSSSASKAIVAASVGVVEALKDQGICRWNSALRYVGQQAKSQVRSFSQANSKLSSPSASVLSKVRDEKMKKSEESLRTVMYLSCWGPNN from the coding sequence ATGCTCATATCCTTCATCAAACACTTAAACATTCACAATCACTACCAAAAGAATTCAGAATACCCaaaggagagaaaagaaatcATGAGTTCATCAAGTGCAAGCAAGGCTATAGTGGCAGCAAGTGTTGGAGTTGTGGAGGCACTCAAGGACCAAGGGATTTGCAGATGGAACTCTGCTTTGAGATATGTAGGCCAACAAGCCAAGAGCCAAGTGAGGTCATTTTCTCAGGCCAACAGCAAGCTCTCTTCTCCTTCTGCTTCAGTTCTGAGTAAAGTGAGAGatgagaagatgaagaaatcagAGGAGTCTTTGAGGACAGTCATGTACCTCAGCTGCTGGGGTCCCAACAACTAA
- the LOC103404753 gene encoding uncharacterized protein, with translation MSSSSASKAIVAASVGVVEALKDQGICRWNSALRYAGQQAKSQVRSFSQANNKLSSPSASALSKVRDEKLKKSEESLRTVMFLSCWGPNN, from the coding sequence ATGAGTTCATCAAGTGCGAGCAAGGCTATCGTGGCAGCAAGTGTTGGAGTTGTGGAGGCACTCAAGGACCAAGGGATTTGCAGATGGAACTCTGCTTTGAGATATGCAGGCCAACAAGCCAAGAGCCAAGTGAGATCATTTTCTCAGGCCAACAACAAACTCTCTTCTCCTTCTGCTTCTGCTCTGAGTAAAGTGAGAGATGAGAAGCTCAAGAAATCAGAGGAGTCTTTGAGGACAGTCATGTTTTTGAGCTGCTGGGGTCCCAACAACTAA